Proteins from a genomic interval of Sphingobacterium sp. SYP-B4668:
- a CDS encoding TlpA family protein disulfide reductase, with protein sequence MKHLLLWLAVLGNICALAQEDKEWKVKLGAVTPNFEWQSKDEKIFTTKDLIGKIVLINFFATWCPPCREELPRVENEIWKRYQSRSDFSLLVFGREENWDKLNPFMIREGYTFPVFPDLKRGVFALFADSSIPRNIILNRKGEIIYRSIGYSAVEFQKMLDVLEKELGADSQNKR encoded by the coding sequence ATGAAACATCTGCTTTTGTGGTTAGCCGTCTTAGGTAATATCTGTGCCTTAGCTCAGGAGGATAAAGAATGGAAAGTCAAATTAGGAGCCGTCACCCCCAATTTTGAATGGCAAAGCAAGGATGAAAAAATTTTTACTACCAAAGATCTCATTGGCAAAATCGTGCTCATCAATTTTTTTGCTACATGGTGCCCTCCATGTAGAGAGGAACTTCCACGAGTTGAAAATGAAATATGGAAACGCTATCAATCTCGCTCTGATTTCTCATTACTAGTTTTTGGACGCGAAGAGAATTGGGATAAGTTAAATCCCTTTATGATACGAGAAGGATATACATTCCCTGTATTTCCAGATTTGAAAAGAGGTGTTTTTGCATTGTTTGCAGACAGCTCCATTCCCAGGAATATAATCCTCAATAGAAAGGGAGAAATCATCTATCGATCTATAGGTTATAGTGCCGTCGAATTTCAGAAAATGCTAGATGTCTTAGAAAAAGAGTTAGGAGCCGATTCTCAAAATAAGAGATAA
- a CDS encoding alanine dehydrogenase gives MGNISKIAQQAMMQPQEALMAVGKSKNSLTIGIPKEVSFQENRIALTPLSVALLIENGHEVILESEAGAGSNFLDQHYSEQGALIVYSPEEVYKADLIIKVASPTLDEVGQMKPGQVLFSSQQPSMMSLEVLQALMRKKVTALSYEYLQDEGCHLTVVRAMSEIVGATSVLIAAEYLSNVFDGKGLMLGGVTGVPPTEMVIIGAGTVGEFAARTAIALGAQVKVFDSSVYRLRRLQNNVGSRVFTSVMQPIVLNKAVRSCDVVIGAVRATNGRSPCIISEETVSQMKPNSVLIDVSIDQGGCFETSEVTSHDKPIFRKYDVIHYCVPNIASRVARTATYALTNIFTPILLQIGEAGGMNKMIWADQGIRSAIYLYQGNLTNKDMANKFNLSAKDLDLIIVSNL, from the coding sequence ATGGGTAATATTTCCAAAATAGCCCAACAAGCGATGATGCAGCCTCAGGAGGCGCTTATGGCTGTTGGTAAATCCAAAAATAGCCTTACCATAGGTATTCCTAAGGAAGTGTCATTTCAAGAAAACAGAATTGCATTGACACCTCTTTCTGTTGCACTGCTGATTGAAAATGGGCATGAAGTAATATTAGAGTCAGAAGCGGGGGCTGGCTCTAATTTTTTGGATCAGCATTACAGTGAGCAAGGAGCCTTGATTGTATACAGTCCTGAAGAAGTCTATAAAGCAGACCTGATTATAAAAGTGGCAAGTCCAACATTAGACGAGGTCGGACAGATGAAGCCGGGGCAGGTGCTATTTTCTTCCCAGCAGCCCTCGATGATGAGTCTAGAGGTCTTACAAGCCTTGATGCGGAAGAAGGTTACAGCACTATCATATGAATATCTTCAAGATGAGGGCTGTCACCTTACCGTCGTTAGAGCAATGAGTGAAATCGTCGGAGCTACTTCAGTATTGATAGCCGCAGAATATTTAAGTAATGTTTTTGACGGAAAGGGTTTGATGTTGGGCGGAGTGACCGGTGTACCTCCTACAGAAATGGTCATTATTGGGGCAGGGACGGTTGGCGAATTTGCTGCCCGCACAGCGATTGCGTTGGGAGCACAAGTGAAGGTCTTCGATAGCTCGGTTTACAGACTTCGGAGGTTGCAGAACAATGTGGGTAGCCGTGTATTTACCTCGGTAATGCAGCCCATAGTGTTGAACAAAGCAGTCCGATCTTGTGATGTCGTTATCGGTGCTGTTAGGGCAACAAATGGACGGTCCCCTTGTATTATCTCCGAGGAAACTGTTTCACAGATGAAGCCAAATTCGGTATTAATCGATGTAAGTATCGATCAAGGAGGCTGTTTTGAGACCTCGGAAGTAACCAGTCACGATAAGCCCATTTTTCGAAAATACGATGTTATCCATTACTGCGTGCCCAATATTGCCTCAAGAGTAGCTCGTACAGCTACTTATGCATTGACCAATATATTTACACCGATCCTTTTGCAAATTGGAGAGGCTGGAGGAATGAATAAGATGATTTGGGCAGACCAAGGAATCCGTAGTGCGATTTATTTGTACCAGGGAAATCTCACCAATAAAGACATGGCCAACAAGTTCAATCTTTCAGCAAAAGATTTGGACTTGATCATCGTCTCCAATCTCTAG
- a CDS encoding alpha/beta hydrolase: MKTLIFFSLLMIAMTSATAQQRIEIYPNGIPNSKNQSSERYQKNIPELFVYKPTTVDKHIGVLVIPGGGYAHVAIDHEGHQVASEFARNGYTAFVLRYRLPHEEIMLDKRIGPLQDAQRAMQLIRENQKELDVDIQKLGVLGFSAGGHLAATLSTHYKKSYIENRAKTNLRPDFSILCYPVISMDTTITHMGSRVNLLGRSPSNEDVELFSNELQVNKATPPTFLMSALDDKGVVVENAYRYQAALKKHGVSNEIYTYPNGGHGFGLNNKTSEEKWMKSCLLWMSKLK; this comes from the coding sequence ATGAAAACTCTTATTTTTTTTAGTTTGTTGATGATTGCAATGACGAGCGCAACAGCGCAACAGCGGATAGAAATCTATCCAAATGGCATACCAAACAGTAAGAACCAATCGAGCGAACGGTATCAGAAAAATATACCTGAACTTTTTGTGTATAAGCCGACGACTGTAGATAAGCATATAGGAGTACTCGTGATTCCTGGAGGTGGTTACGCACACGTCGCTATAGATCACGAAGGCCATCAGGTAGCCAGTGAGTTTGCTAGGAATGGCTATACAGCATTCGTATTGAGGTATAGACTACCGCACGAAGAGATTATGTTAGACAAGCGTATTGGTCCTCTGCAAGATGCACAGCGAGCCATGCAACTGATCCGTGAAAATCAGAAGGAGCTGGATGTTGATATCCAAAAATTGGGTGTGTTGGGGTTTTCTGCTGGAGGTCACTTAGCTGCCACCTTGTCTACACACTACAAAAAAAGCTATATCGAAAATAGAGCGAAGACAAATCTCAGACCCGATTTCTCCATTTTATGTTATCCTGTCATTTCAATGGATACAACAATTACCCATATGGGGTCTCGCGTTAATTTACTTGGTCGCTCGCCTTCAAACGAAGATGTAGAATTGTTCTCCAACGAGTTGCAGGTGAATAAAGCAACACCACCAACATTCTTAATGAGTGCTCTAGACGATAAAGGCGTAGTAGTGGAAAATGCCTATCGATATCAAGCTGCATTAAAGAAGCATGGTGTATCCAATGAAATTTATACCTACCCTAATGGTGGACACGGCTTTGGTTTAAATAATAAAACTAGCGAAGAAAAGTGGATGAAATCTTGCCTTCTTTGGATGAGCAAATTGAAATAA